The Salvia miltiorrhiza cultivar Shanhuang (shh) chromosome 1, IMPLAD_Smil_shh, whole genome shotgun sequence genome has a window encoding:
- the LOC131018495 gene encoding beta-xylosidase/alpha-L-arabinofuranosidase 1-like isoform X2, with protein sequence MAPAKHSVFLCFALLYIILLFFRPVLAQDRPVFACDVESNPELKNLSFCDTSLDVQARVSDLMSMLTLQEKIGWLVNGARGVSRLGIPDYQWWSEALHGISVVGPGSHFTSLVPGATSFPQVILTAATFNETLFETIGKVVSTEARAMYNVGLAGLTFWAPNVNIFRDPRWGRGHETPGEDPVLASKYAAAFVRGLQQRDDGDKDKLKVAACCKQYTAYDVDNWKGIQRYTFNALVTQQDFDDTFQPPFKSCVVDGNVASVMCSYNQVNGKPTCGDPDLLAGVIRGQWKLNGYIVTDCDSLTEMFVAQKYTQTPEETAALAVNAGLDLNCGTFLSSNAQKAVDRGLLNETTIDRAVSNNFATMMRLGFFDGNPSNQLYGKLGPKDVCTSENQNLAREVAREGIVLLKNSVGSLPLSSASIKSLAVIGPNANATHTMLGNYEGIPCNYTSPLQGLTACVATVYEPGCADTSCATAQVDAAKTVTAAADAVVLVMGSDLNIERESFDRVNVTLPGQQQLLVSEVASVAKGPVILVIMSGGGMDVQFAKDDPKITSILWVGFPGEAGGAAIADVIFGAYNPSGRLPMTWYPQSYADTVDMTDMNMRPNPATGYPGRTYRFYNGPTVFSFGDGMSYTAFTHELVAAPKHVSVALEEGHACRSSECKSIDAVEDSCKDLGLNIHLRVKNEGEMRGSHTVFLFSSPPQLHNAPRKQLLGFQKLHLEAGGEGLARFDIDVCKHLSVVDENGKRKVGLGDHLLHVGSLKHSLTVRI encoded by the exons ATGGCCCCTGCAAAACACTCTGTTTTTCTCTGTTTTGCCCTCCTCTACATAATCCTCCTATTTTTTAGGCCAGTTCTTGCTCAAGATCGGCCCGTTTTCGCCTGCGACGTGGAGAGCAATCCCGAGCTAAAGAATCTGAGCTTCTGCGACACGTCATTGGACGTGCAAGCCCGGGTTAGCGACCTCATGAGCATGTTAACTCTGCAGGAGAAAATTGGGTGGCTGGTGAATGGTGCCAGGGGAGTTAGCCGGCTTGGGATACCCGACTACCAGTGGTGGTCGGAAGCCTTGCACGGAATCTCCGTTGTGGGGCCGGGCTCCCATTTCACGAGCCTGGTCCCGGGTGCCACTAGCTTTCCTCAGGTCATCCTCACCGCCGCCACATTCAACGAAACTCTATTTGAGACTATTGGGAAG GTGGTGTCGACGGAGGCAAGAGCAATGTACAACGTAGGATTAGCCGGGCTGACATTCTGGGCACCCAATGTAAACATCTTCCGCGATCCCAGATGGGGGCGGGGCCACGAGACTCCCGGAGAAGACCCCGTCCTTGCCAGCAAATACGCTGCTGCCTTTGTCAGAGGTCTGCAGCAAAGAGACGATGGCGATAAAGACAAGCTCAAGGTTGCTGCTTGCTGTAAGCAGTACACTGCTTATGATGTCGATAATTGGAAAGGGATACAGAGATACACTTTCAATGCTCTG GTGACGCAACAGGATTTCGACGACACCTTCCAGCCGCCCTTCAAGAGCTGCGTTGTCGACGGAAATGTGGCGAGCGTGATGTGCTCTTACAATCAGGTTAATGGCAAGCCCACTTGCGGTGACCCCGACCTCTTAGCTGGTGTAATTCGAGGCCAATGGAAGTTGAATGG GTATATCGTTACTGATTGTGATTCGCTAACCGAGATGTTCGTTGCACAAAAATACACTCAAACACCAGAAGAAACGGCTGCCTTGGCTGTGAATGCAGGGTTGGATCTCAACTGTGGCACTTTCCTTAGCAGCAACGCTCAAAAAGCAGTGGACCGCGGCCTGCTCAACGAGACAACAATCGACAGGGCTGTCTCAAACAATTTCGCAACTATGATGAGGCTGGGATTCTTCGATGGTAACCCCAGCAACCAACTCTACGGCAAGCTCGGACCTAAAGATGTCTGCACTTCGGAAAACCAGAATCTTGCTCGTGAGGTCGCGCGAGAAGGCATCGTGCTGCTCAAGAACTCCGTAGGCTCCTTGCCTCTATCCTCTGCATCCATCAAGTCGTTGGCAGTTATTGGCCCAAATGCTAACGCCACACACACCATGTTAGGCAACTATGAAG GCATTCCGTGCAACTACACGTCCCCGTTGCAGGGCCTTACGGCCTGCGTAGCCACGGTGTATGAGCCCGGGTGTGCTGACACGTCGTGTGCTACTGCGCAAGTGGACGCGGCCAAGACAGTGACTGCGGCTGCTGATGCTGTGGTGCTCGTGATGGGATCGGATCTCAATATTGAGAGGGAGAGCTTCGACAGAGTGAACGTCACTCTCCCCGGGCAGCAGCAGCTCTTGGTATCCGAGGTTGCGAGTGTTGCAAAGGGGCCTGTGATCCTTGTGATAATGTCGGGAGGAGGGATGGATGTGCAGTTTGCCAAAGACGACCCCAAGATCACCAGCATCCTCTGGGTGGGCTTCCCTGGGGAGGCCGGCGGGGCCGCCATCGCCGACGTTATATTTGGCGCCTACAACCCTA GTGGGAGACTGCCTATGACATGGTATCCACAATCATATGCTGACACAGTTGATATGACGGATATGAACATGAGGCCCAATCCGGCCACGGGTTACCCCGGTCGGACATACCGATTTTACAATGGTCCGACGGTCTTTTCATTTGGAGACGGGATGAGTTACACCGCCTTCACTCATGAGTTAGTTGCGGCGCCTAAGCACGTGTCTGTGGCGCTGGAGGAAGGGCATGCTTGTCGATCATCGGAGTGCAAGTCCATCGATGCTGTGGAGGATAGCTGCAAGGATTTGGGTTTGAATATTCATCTGAGAGTGAAGAATGAAGGGGAGATGAGAGGGAGTCACACGGTTTTCTTGTTTTCTAGCCCTCCGCAGCTGCACAATGCGCCGCGGAAACAACTGTTGGGATTTCAGAAGCTGCATCTGGAGGCAGGGGGAGAAGGGCTAGCTCGATTCGACATCGATGTTTGTAAGCATTTGAGCGTTGTGGATGAGAATGGGAAGAGGAAGGTTGGGTTGGGAGATCATCTTCTTCATGTGGGGAGCTTGAAGCATTCGTTGACTGTAAGGATTTGA
- the LOC131018495 gene encoding beta-xylosidase/alpha-L-arabinofuranosidase 1-like isoform X1 translates to MAPAKHSVFLCFALLYIILLFFRPVLAQDRPVFACDVESNPELKNLSFCDTSLDVQARVSDLMSMLTLQEKIGWLVNGARGVSRLGIPDYQWWSEALHGISVVGPGSHFTSLVPGATSFPQVILTAATFNETLFETIGKVVSTEARAMYNVGLAGLTFWAPNVNIFRDPRWGRGHETPGEDPVLASKYAAAFVRGLQQRDDGDKDKLKVAACCKQYTAYDVDNWKGIQRYTFNALVTQQDFDDTFQPPFKSCVVDGNVASVMCSYNQVNGKPTCGDPDLLAGVIRGQWKLNGYIVTDCDSLTEMFVAQKYTQTPEETAALAVNAGLDLNCGTFLSSNAQKAVDRGLLNETTIDRAVSNNFATMMRLGFFDGNPSNQLYGKLGPKDVCTSENQNLAREVAREGIVLLKNSVGSLPLSSASIKSLAVIGPNANATHTMLGNYEGIPCNYTSPLQGLTACVATVYEPGCADTSCATAQVDAAKTVTAAADAVVLVMGSDLNIERESFDRVNVTLPGQQQLLVSEVASVAKGPVILVIMSGGGMDVQFAKDDPKITSILWVGFPGEAGGAAIADVIFGAYNPSSGRLPMTWYPQSYADTVDMTDMNMRPNPATGYPGRTYRFYNGPTVFSFGDGMSYTAFTHELVAAPKHVSVALEEGHACRSSECKSIDAVEDSCKDLGLNIHLRVKNEGEMRGSHTVFLFSSPPQLHNAPRKQLLGFQKLHLEAGGEGLARFDIDVCKHLSVVDENGKRKVGLGDHLLHVGSLKHSLTVRI, encoded by the exons ATGGCCCCTGCAAAACACTCTGTTTTTCTCTGTTTTGCCCTCCTCTACATAATCCTCCTATTTTTTAGGCCAGTTCTTGCTCAAGATCGGCCCGTTTTCGCCTGCGACGTGGAGAGCAATCCCGAGCTAAAGAATCTGAGCTTCTGCGACACGTCATTGGACGTGCAAGCCCGGGTTAGCGACCTCATGAGCATGTTAACTCTGCAGGAGAAAATTGGGTGGCTGGTGAATGGTGCCAGGGGAGTTAGCCGGCTTGGGATACCCGACTACCAGTGGTGGTCGGAAGCCTTGCACGGAATCTCCGTTGTGGGGCCGGGCTCCCATTTCACGAGCCTGGTCCCGGGTGCCACTAGCTTTCCTCAGGTCATCCTCACCGCCGCCACATTCAACGAAACTCTATTTGAGACTATTGGGAAG GTGGTGTCGACGGAGGCAAGAGCAATGTACAACGTAGGATTAGCCGGGCTGACATTCTGGGCACCCAATGTAAACATCTTCCGCGATCCCAGATGGGGGCGGGGCCACGAGACTCCCGGAGAAGACCCCGTCCTTGCCAGCAAATACGCTGCTGCCTTTGTCAGAGGTCTGCAGCAAAGAGACGATGGCGATAAAGACAAGCTCAAGGTTGCTGCTTGCTGTAAGCAGTACACTGCTTATGATGTCGATAATTGGAAAGGGATACAGAGATACACTTTCAATGCTCTG GTGACGCAACAGGATTTCGACGACACCTTCCAGCCGCCCTTCAAGAGCTGCGTTGTCGACGGAAATGTGGCGAGCGTGATGTGCTCTTACAATCAGGTTAATGGCAAGCCCACTTGCGGTGACCCCGACCTCTTAGCTGGTGTAATTCGAGGCCAATGGAAGTTGAATGG GTATATCGTTACTGATTGTGATTCGCTAACCGAGATGTTCGTTGCACAAAAATACACTCAAACACCAGAAGAAACGGCTGCCTTGGCTGTGAATGCAGGGTTGGATCTCAACTGTGGCACTTTCCTTAGCAGCAACGCTCAAAAAGCAGTGGACCGCGGCCTGCTCAACGAGACAACAATCGACAGGGCTGTCTCAAACAATTTCGCAACTATGATGAGGCTGGGATTCTTCGATGGTAACCCCAGCAACCAACTCTACGGCAAGCTCGGACCTAAAGATGTCTGCACTTCGGAAAACCAGAATCTTGCTCGTGAGGTCGCGCGAGAAGGCATCGTGCTGCTCAAGAACTCCGTAGGCTCCTTGCCTCTATCCTCTGCATCCATCAAGTCGTTGGCAGTTATTGGCCCAAATGCTAACGCCACACACACCATGTTAGGCAACTATGAAG GCATTCCGTGCAACTACACGTCCCCGTTGCAGGGCCTTACGGCCTGCGTAGCCACGGTGTATGAGCCCGGGTGTGCTGACACGTCGTGTGCTACTGCGCAAGTGGACGCGGCCAAGACAGTGACTGCGGCTGCTGATGCTGTGGTGCTCGTGATGGGATCGGATCTCAATATTGAGAGGGAGAGCTTCGACAGAGTGAACGTCACTCTCCCCGGGCAGCAGCAGCTCTTGGTATCCGAGGTTGCGAGTGTTGCAAAGGGGCCTGTGATCCTTGTGATAATGTCGGGAGGAGGGATGGATGTGCAGTTTGCCAAAGACGACCCCAAGATCACCAGCATCCTCTGGGTGGGCTTCCCTGGGGAGGCCGGCGGGGCCGCCATCGCCGACGTTATATTTGGCGCCTACAACCCTAGTA GTGGGAGACTGCCTATGACATGGTATCCACAATCATATGCTGACACAGTTGATATGACGGATATGAACATGAGGCCCAATCCGGCCACGGGTTACCCCGGTCGGACATACCGATTTTACAATGGTCCGACGGTCTTTTCATTTGGAGACGGGATGAGTTACACCGCCTTCACTCATGAGTTAGTTGCGGCGCCTAAGCACGTGTCTGTGGCGCTGGAGGAAGGGCATGCTTGTCGATCATCGGAGTGCAAGTCCATCGATGCTGTGGAGGATAGCTGCAAGGATTTGGGTTTGAATATTCATCTGAGAGTGAAGAATGAAGGGGAGATGAGAGGGAGTCACACGGTTTTCTTGTTTTCTAGCCCTCCGCAGCTGCACAATGCGCCGCGGAAACAACTGTTGGGATTTCAGAAGCTGCATCTGGAGGCAGGGGGAGAAGGGCTAGCTCGATTCGACATCGATGTTTGTAAGCATTTGAGCGTTGTGGATGAGAATGGGAAGAGGAAGGTTGGGTTGGGAGATCATCTTCTTCATGTGGGGAGCTTGAAGCATTCGTTGACTGTAAGGATTTGA